The following are encoded together in the Triticum dicoccoides isolate Atlit2015 ecotype Zavitan chromosome 6B, WEW_v2.0, whole genome shotgun sequence genome:
- the LOC119324834 gene encoding receptor-like protein EIX1 — MDMLQLSCIQIAIAFLLFTQAKSTTEETSLLHPNDTNTTCISNERSALLTFRAGLSDPANLLSSWKDHDCCRWKGVYCRNRNSHVVRLDLQGTYCKSGDRTQVLAGNISSSLLDLQHLRYLDLSCNSFDKIQIPEFMGSLHKLRYLDLSWSQFIGRIPPQLGNLSNLRYLNLRTEYYESYDYSFHHGTYSTDITWLSRLTSLEHLDMTEVNLSTIAHWLPVVNMLPTLKVLRLPLCQLRSSPDSLLLPNLSSLETLDFSGNHLHKRSAPNWFWDLTGLKNLDISFNDFYGPFPDEIGNMTSIVELDLAANNLVGMIPSNLKNLCNLERFVSFMNNINGSITELFHRLPSCSQNKLQKLFLPYSNLTGSLPTTLVEPLRNLSWMDLSDNKLNGHVPVWIGELTQLTTLVLNSNNLDGVMHEGHLSRLAMLEELTLSDNSIAITVSPTWVPPFSLNWIGLRSCQLGPKFPMWLRWQAPVRSLDISNARINDMVPGWFWIATSSADYLNIRNNQITGALPSTMEFMRAEVMDFSSNQLRGPIPKLPINLTDLDLSRNNLVGPLPLDFGAPGLETLVLYNNMISGAIPSSLCRLRSLWLLDLSRNNLNESITDCLVNKSSTNMTDLTLSIVNLSLRNNNLSGEFPSLLQKCPQLIFLDLGYNQFFGTLPAWIGEKLSSLSFLRLRSNMFHGQIPVELTKLVDLQYLDLAYNNLSGSIPRSIVNCTGMTQTRDNFDDLQNALTSGREYGENQAVDYAENFTILMKGQERLYTGEIIYMVNLDLSCNNITGEIPAEIGALVALKNLNLSWNNFSRKIPENIGALIQVESLDLSHNDLSGEIPSSLSALTSLSRLNLSYNNLRGKIPTGNQLQTLEDPESIYIGNPGLCGPPLSWNCSEPEPVPSTRDREHQEHGLSDMVLLLFLIGSGYVMGLWVVFCTFLFKRR, encoded by the coding sequence ATGGACATGCTTCAGCTCTCCTGCATCCAAATAGCCATAGCCTTCCTCTTGTTCACTCAAGCCAAGAGCACTACAGAGGAGACATCTCTTCTGCATCCAAACGATACGAACACCACCTGTATCTCCAATGAGAGGTCTGCCCTTCTCACCTTCAGGGCAGGTCTATCAGACCCTGCCAACCTCCTTTCGTCATGGAAGGATCATGACTGCTGCCGATGGAAGGGCGTCTATTGCCGCAACAGAAACAGCCATGTTGTCAGGCTGGATCTGCAAGGCACTTATTGCAAAAGCGGCGATAGGACGCAGGTGCTAGCAGGCAATATAAGCTCCTCATTGCTTGATTTACAGCATCTGCGGTATCTCGATCTCAGTTGCAACAGCTTCGACAAGATACAAATACCGGAGTTCATGGGTTCTCTCCATAAGTTGAGATATCTCGACCTATCATGGTCACAGTTCATTGGAAGGATACCGCCGCAGCTCGGTAATCTCTCCAACTTAAGATACTTAAATCTTAGAACCGAATATTATGAGAGTTATGATTATTCTTTCCATCATGGAACATACTCCACTGATATCACATGGTTGTCACGGTTAACTTCCCTTGAGCACCTAGATATGACTGAAGTGAACCTCAGTACAATTGCTCACTGGCTTCCCGTGGTGAACATGCTTCCAACTCTGAAAGTTCTTCGCCTTCCCCTTTGCCAGCTTAGAAGTAGCCCTGATTCTCTTCTGCTCCCAAATCTGTCATCTCTTGAAACACTAGACTTTTCAGGCAACCACCTTCATAAACGTAGTGCACCCAACTGGTTTTGGGATTTAACTGGCCTCAAGAATCTAGATATCTCGTTCAATGATTTCTATGGACCGTTTCCGGATGAGATAGGTAATATGACCTCCATTGTGGAGCTTGATTTAGCAGCAAACAACCTTGTGGGCATGATACCATCCAACTTAAAGAACCTATGTAATCTGGAGAGATTCGTTTCTTTCATGAACAATATCAACGGGAGTATAACAGAGTTATTCCATCGATTACCCAGCTGTTCACAGAATAAACTACAAAAGTTGTTTCTACCATATAGCAATCTGACTGGAAGCCTGCCGACTACACTAGTAGAGCCCTTGAGAAACCTGAGCTGGATGGATCTCAGTGATAACAAACTCAATGGTCATGTGCCGGTGTGGATAGGAGAGCTCACACAGCTAACAACCTTGGTGCTTAACTCTAATAACCTGGACGGGGTCATGCATGAAGGCCATTTATCACGTCTAGCTATGTTAGAGGAATTGACATTGTCAGACAACTCCATTGCCATCACAGTGAGTCCAACTTGGGTTCCTCCTTTCAGCCTAAATTGGATTGGACTTCGGTCATGCCAGCTAGGGCCTAAATTCCCAATGTGGCTTAGATGGCAAGCACCCGTACGGAGTCTTGATATATCAAACGCAAGAATAAATGACATGGTACCAGGTTGGTTTTGGATAGCAACTTCCTCAGCAGACTATCTGAATATTCGAAATAATCAGATTACAGGAGCGCTCCCATCAACAATGGAATTTATGAGAGCAGAGGTAATGGATTTCAGTTCTAACCAGCTTCGTGGTCCAATACCTAAACTTCCCATCAATCTAACCGACCTGGATCTCAGTCGGAACAATCTAGTTGGGCCACTACCATTAGACTTTGGGGCGCCAGGGCTTGAAACACTAGTTCTATATAACAACATGATCTCTGGGGCCATTCCATCTTCTTTGTGCAGATTGCGATCATTGTGGTTGTTAGATCTATCAAGAAATAACCTCAATGAATCAATTACCGATTGCCTAGTCAACAAGTCCAGCACAAACATGACAGATCTGACTCTGAGCATCGTTAATCTAAGCTTGAGAAACAACAACCTCTCTGGTGAATTTCCTTCACTTCTCCAGAAATGTCCACAACTCATCTTTCTTGATCTTGGATATAATCAATTCTTTGGGACTTTACCAGCATGGATTGGGGAGAAGCTATCATCTTTGTCATTCTTACGACTGAGATCCAATATGTTTCATGGTCAAATTCCAGTCGAGCTTACGAAGCTTGTTGATCTTCAGTATCTGGACCTTGCATACAATAATTTATCAGGGAGCATACCGAGATCTATTGTTAATTGTACAGGCATGACACAAACAAGAGACAACTTTGATGATCTTCAGAATGCGTTAACTTCTGGAAGAGAGTATGGTGAAAATCAAGCAGTTGACTATGCTGAGAATTTCACGATACTCATGAAAGGTCAAGAGAGACTATATACAGGAGAAATCATATATATGGTGAATCTTGATTTATCTTGTAACAATATTACCGGAGAGATCCCTGCAGAAATTGGTGCTCTTGTAGCATTGAAAAACCTGAACTTATCATGGAACAACTTCAGCAGAAAAATCCCTGAGAATATTGGCGCCTTAATTCAAGTGGAGTCACTTGACCTATCACACAATGATTTGTCTGGTGAAATCCCTTCAAGCTTATCGGCTCTCACGTCACTGAGTCGCTTGAACCTGTCCTACAACAATCTGAGAGGAAAGATACCAACAGGAAATCAACTGCAAACACTCGAAGACCCAGAATCTATTTATATCGGCAACCCGGGCCTTTGTGGCCCTCCACTATCGTGGAATTGTTCAGAGCCTGAGCCAGTTCCGTCTACTCGAGACCGAGAGCACCAGGAACATGGACTCAGCGACATGGTTTTGCTTTTGTTCCTCATAGGTTCTGGATATGTGATGGGTCTATGGGTGGTCTTCTGCACCTTCTTGTTCAAGAGAAGATAG
- the LOC119325716 gene encoding receptor-like protein EIX1 — MAKAAMDTLQLACIQIAIALLLFTQAKSTTEDTSALRPNDTVTSCIAGERSALLAFRAGLSDPANLLPSWKGDDCCQWKGVYCSNRTGHVVRLDLQGTDCELGHHSTHVLAGNISPSLLGLKHLWYLDLSCNRFDKIPEFMGSLHKLRYLDLSWSQFIGRIPSELGNLSNLRYLNLGFSSYGIFDYSFHNGTYSTDITWLSRLTSLEYLNMDHVNLRTIVNWLPLVNMLPTLKVLTLSSCQLRTNPDSLQLSNLTSLQTLDLSDNHFHKRSTPNWFWDLTSLMHLDISFNGFYGPFPEKIGNMTSILELDLSYNNLVGMIPSNMKSLCNLETLAASGNNMNGSITELFHRLPRCSWNKLQDLFVLESNLTGSLPSRPVQRLSNLSQLYLAENSLTGHVPLWIGKLRKLTSLVLFSNNLDGVIHEGHLSRLEMLEELVLSDNSIAIAVSPTWVPPFSLTTVNLRSCQLGPKFPTWLRWQTQVTSLDISNTSINDIIPDWFWTTASSVYFLNIQNNQITGFLPSTMEFLRARQMDFSSNQLGGLIPKLPINIKGLDLSQNSFVGPLPIDFGAPRLQTLLLYNNMISGAIPSSLCKLRSLRQLDLSRNNLNGSITDCLVNESSTNMTDLSITNLSLRNNNLSGAFPLLLQKCTRLIFLDLSNNQFSGTLPAWIGEKLLSLSFLRLRSNMFHGHIPVELTKLVNLQYLDLAYNNISGSIPRSIGNCTGMTQTRGNSDNLRYAFNYISGIDDNLLVVYTENFTVLMKGQERLYTGEIIYMVNLDLSCNNLTGEIPEEISTLIELKNLNLSWNNFNGKIPENVGALMQVESLDLSHNGLSGEIPSSLSALTSLSRLNLSYNNLRGKIPTGNQLQTLEDPASIYIGNPGLCGPPLSVNCSSQPDPIPGGNHGDASDDLVSFFLAMGSGYVMGLWVVFCTFLFKRRWRVSWYSAL, encoded by the coding sequence ATGGCAAAAGCAGCCATGGACACGCTTCAATTAGCCTGCATCCAGATAGCCATAGCCTTGCTCTTGTTCACTCAAGCCAAGAGCACCACAGAGGACACATCTGCCCTGCGTCCAAATGATACGGTCACCAGCTGTATTGCCGGTGAGAGGTCTGCCCTTCTCGCCTTCAGGGCAGGTCTATCAGACCCCGCCAACCTCCTTCCGTCATGGAAGGGTGATGACTGCTGCCAATGGAAGGGAGTCTACTGCAGCAACAGAACCGGCCATGTTGTCAGGCTCGATCTCCAAGGAACTGATTGTGAACTCGGTCATCACAGTACACATGTGTTAGCAGGAAACATAAGCCCCTCATTGCTTGGTTTAAAACATTTATGGTATCTCGATCTCAGCTGCAACAGATTCGATAAGATACCGGAGTTCATGGGTTCTCTCCATAAGTTGCGTTATCTCGACCTATCATGGTCACAGTTCATTGGAAGGATACCATCAGAGCTGGGTAATCTCTCCAACTTGCGATACTTAAATCTTGGGTTCTCCTCATACGGTATTTTTGATTATTCTTTCCATAATGGCACATACTCCACAGATATCACGTGGTTGTCACGGTTAACTTCCCTTGAGTACCTGAATATGGACCACGTGAACCTTAGAACAATTGTTAACTGGCTTCCATTGGTGAACATGCTTCCAACTCTGAAAGTTCTTACTCTTTCCTCTTGCCAGCTTAGAACTAACCCTGATTCTCTTCAGCTGTCAAATCTGACATCGCTTCAAACACTAGATCTTTCAGACAACCACTTCCATAAGCGTAGCACGCCCAACTGGTTTTGGGATTTAACCAGCCTCATGCATCTAGACATCTCGTTCAATGGTTTCTATGGCCCGTTTCCAGAAAAGATAGGTAATATGACTTCCATTCTGGAGCTTGATTTATCATATAATAATCTTGTGGGCATGATACCATCCAATATGAAGAGCCTATGTAATTTGGAGACATTGGCTGCTTCCGGGAACAATATGAACGGGAGTATAACAGAATTATTCCATCGATTACCCCGTTGTTCATGGAATAAACTACAAGACTTGTTTGTACTAGAGAGTAATCTGACTGGAAGTCTGCCATCTAGACCGGTACAAAGATTAAGCAACCTGAGCCAGCTGTATCTCGCTGAAAACAGTCTCACTGGTCACGTGCCACTGTGGATAGGAAAGCTCAGAAAGCTAACAAGTTTGGTCCTTTTCTCCAACAACCTGGATGGGGTCATCCATGAAGGCCATTTATCACGTCTAGAGATGTTAGAAGAATTGGTATTGTCAGACAACTCCATAGCCATCGCAGTGAGTCCAACTTGGGTTCCTCCTTTCAGTCTTACAACAGTTAACCTTCGGTCTTGCCAGCTAGGACCTAAATTTCCAACATGGCTTAGATGGCAGACACAGGTAACGAGTCTTGATATATCAAACACAAGCATAAATGATATAATACCGGATTGGTTTTGGACAACAGCTTCCTCAGTATATTTTCTGAATATCCAAAATAATCAGATTACAGGATTCCTACCATCAACAATGGAATTTCTGAGAGCAAGACAAATGGATTTCAGTTCTAACCAGCTTGGTGGTCTAATACCTAAGCTTCCCATCAATATAAAAGGCCTGGATCTTAGTCAGAACAGTTTTGTTGGCCCACTACCAATAGACTTTGGAGCACCAAGACTTCAAACACTTCTTCTATATAACAATATGATCTCTGGCGCCATTCCTTCTTCTTTGTGCAAGTTGCGATCATTGCGGCAATTAGATCTATCAAGAAATAATCTCAATGGGTCAATTACTGATTGCCTAGTCAATGAGTCCAGCACAAACATGACAGATCTGAGTATCACTAATCTAAGCTTAAGAAACAACAACCTCTCGGGTGCATTTCCATTGCTGCTGCAGAAATGTACACGACTAATATTTCTTGATCTCAGCAATAATCAGTTCTCTGGGACTTTACCAGCATGGATTGGGGAGAAGCTACTGTCTTTGTCATTCTTACGACTGAGATCTAATATGTTTCATGGTCACATTCCAGTCGAGCTTACGAAGCTTGTTAATCTACAATATTTGGACCTTGCGTACAACAATATATCAGGGAGCATACCGAGATCTATTGGTAATTGCACAGGCATGACACAAACAAGAGGCAACTCTGATAATCTTCGGTATGCCTTCAATTATATATCCGGGATTGATGACAATTTACTAGTTGTCTACACTGAGAATTTTAcagttctcatgaaaggtcaagaGAGACTATATACAGGAGAAATTATATATATGGTGAACCTTGATTTATCTTGTAACAACCTTACCGGAGAGATTCCCGAAGAAATCAGCACTCTTATAGAATTGAAGAACCTGAACTTATCATGGAACAACTTCAATGGAAAAATCCCTGAGAATGTTGGTGCATTAATGCAAGTGGAGTCACTCGACTTATCGCACAACGGTTTGTCTGGTGAAATCCCTTCAAGCTTATCGGCACTCACGTCACTGAGTCGCCTGAACCTTTCTTACAACAATCTGAGAGGAAAGATACCAACTGGAAATCAACTGCAAACACTCGAAGACCCAGCATCTATTTATATTGGCAACCCCGGCCTCTGCGGTCCTCCTCTCTCTGTAAATTGTTCGTCACAGCCCGATCCAATTCCAGGAGGAAACCATGGAGATGCAAGTGACGACTTGGTTTCCTTTTTCCTCGCCATGGGCTCTGGATATGTGATGGGTCTCTGGGTGGTCTTCTGTACATTCTTGTTCAAGAGGAGATGGAGAGTTTCGTGGTACTCTGCTCTGTGA